The following proteins are encoded in a genomic region of Papaver somniferum cultivar HN1 unplaced genomic scaffold, ASM357369v1 unplaced-scaffold_10, whole genome shotgun sequence:
- the LOC113326486 gene encoding F-box/kelch-repeat protein At3g23880-like produces MASKTRYLTVCMPEDIIFEILVRLPVKSLLRFKSVGKSWYALIKTSDFIRRHRVNMENSNNTNLGTFVFEYLDHRLAHYCSDIDRAATGLRQFLIVSGESSLNGHANLGLGIIPCLANSSASMADLTLAGSCHGVLCFYHHQNVRKGIVLCNPATRKSKLLPQPLGQRSGTRFVAFGFDAITSDYKVLCVNFFVDAPNYTSPEIQVYKRSTNSWKRIDSNFISPQSCVLDGSKQGRYLNGCYYCIGKYQTIVSFDFNKEVFRPIPVPNDDCDTWSTDVIQLDSIRDKLVCIKESNRCRGPTCVKTFKVWVLNDFIANDENYSWTMLHKFSTACEYDCWVPMAISRQFSFISVFNDTKLYNFVTGEIEDWGFGEGIRLTKTDVYKESLISV; encoded by the coding sequence ATGGCGAGCAAAACTCGCTACCTTACTGTTTGCATGCCAGAAGATATAATCTTTGAGATTTTGGTAAGGCTACCTGTGAAATCTTTGTTGCGATTCAAGTCTGTTGGTAAATCATGGTATGCATTAATCAAAACTTCTGATTTCATCCGTCGCCATCGTGTGAATATGGAGAATTCTAATAACACCAATCTAGGCACCTTTGTCTTTGAGTACTTAGATCATAGACTTGCACATTATTGTTCTGACATTGATAGGGCGGCCACCGGACTTCGTCAATTCCTTATTGTTTCTGGTGAAAGCAGCCTAAACGGGCATGCCAATCTAGGACTAGGAATCATACCTTGTTTAGCAAATTCTTCCGCATCCATGGCAGATTTAACCTTGGCAGGTTCTTGTCACGGAGTACtttgtttttatcatcatcaaaatgttAGGAAGGGCATTGTTCTTTGCAACCCTGCTACAAGGAAAAGCAAGCTTCTCCCGCAACCTTTAGGGCAAAGATCCGGGACACGTTTTGTTGCCTTTGGTTTTGATGCCATAACCAGTGATTACAAGGTGCTATGTGTTAATTTTTTTGTCGATGCGCCTAATTATACTTCTCCGGAAATTCAAGTATACAAACGAAGTACTAATTCCTGGAAGCGGATAGATTCGAATTTCATTAGTCCACAATCTTGTGTACTTGATGGGAGCAAACAAGGCAGATACTTGAATGGTTGTTACTACTGTATAGGTAAATACCAAACAATTGTTTCATTTGATTTTAACAAAGAGGTGTTCAGACCAATACCAGTTCCCAATGATGATTGCGATACTTGGTCGACTGATGTGATCCAACTAGATTCAATAAGAGATAAACTTGTTTGCATTAAGGAATCAAATCGTTGTAGGGGACCAACTTGTGTAAAGACATTTAAAGTATGGGTATTGAATGATTTCATTGCCAACGACGAGAACTACTCGTGGACTATGCTTCATAAATTTAGCACTGCCTGTGAATATGACTGTTGGGTGCCAATGGCGATTTCCAGACAATTTAGTTTTATTTCTGTATTTAACGATACGAAACTGTACAATTTTGTTACTGGTGAAATTGAGGATTGGGGTTTCGGTGAAGGCATACGTTTGACAAAAACTGATGTGTACAAGGAAAGCCTTATTTCAGTTTGA